The following coding sequences lie in one Amycolatopsis cihanbeyliensis genomic window:
- a CDS encoding NUDIX hydrolase — protein MTLVRCVGGILHDEAGRLLLIRRANEPSRGLWTLPGGRVETGESDAEAVARELREETGLEVLPGELVGTIVRGRFEIHDYRCTPRGGVLRPGDDAADARWVDGPAFTALASDGRLTESLPHLLRTWRALPSPLL, from the coding sequence ATGACGCTCGTTCGCTGCGTGGGCGGGATCCTGCACGACGAGGCGGGCAGGCTGCTGCTGATCCGGCGGGCGAACGAGCCCTCCCGCGGGCTGTGGACCCTGCCCGGCGGCCGGGTGGAGACCGGCGAGAGCGACGCCGAGGCGGTGGCCAGGGAGCTGCGCGAGGAGACCGGGCTGGAGGTGCTGCCCGGCGAGCTGGTGGGCACGATCGTCCGCGGTCGGTTCGAGATCCACGACTACCGGTGCACCCCGCGCGGGGGCGTGCTGCGGCCGGGCGACGACGCGGCCGACGCCCGCTGGGTCGACGGCCCCGCCTTCACCGCCCTCGCCAGCGACGGCCGGCTCACCGAGTCCCTCCCCCATCTCCTCCGCACCTGGCGAGCCCTGCCAAGCCCACTGCTATGA